The following are encoded together in the Mesoterricola sediminis genome:
- a CDS encoding GIY-YIG nuclease family protein, giving the protein MSAALWHLYLLRCGRCIYTGITTDVAARTAAHAAGRGAKFTRGRADQALLFQAPVGTRGEALRLERAVKRLSHAAKEDLAAGRLSLETLRTAP; this is encoded by the coding sequence ATGAGCGCGGCCCTCTGGCACCTCTACCTGCTCCGGTGCGGCCGGTGCATCTACACGGGCATCACCACCGACGTGGCCGCACGCACGGCAGCCCATGCGGCTGGCCGTGGCGCCAAGTTCACCCGGGGCCGCGCGGACCAGGCCCTCCTCTTCCAGGCCCCCGTCGGCACCCGCGGCGAGGCCCTGCGCCTGGAGCGCGCCGTCAAGCGGCTCTCCCACGCGGCCAAGGAGGATCTGGCGGCGGGACGGCTCAGCCTGGAGACCCTGCGGACCGCGCCATGA